Proteins from a single region of Desulfovibrio sp. JC022:
- the gpmI gene encoding 2,3-bisphosphoglycerate-independent phosphoglycerate mutase: MSQQTGAPAVLLILDGWGIAPEGKGNAVKLANTPVLDGLLRSCPQTQLKCAGRAVGLPDGFMGNSEVGHTNIGAGRVVYQDMTRIDITIEKKELAANEAISSLMDNVKAADGRLHYMGLLSDGGVHSHINHLYALIEVAKDAGIKEIFVHAFMDGRDTSPTSGKVYMQQLVDKMAEIGAGKVASISGRYYSMDRDKHYERNELSYKALVLGEGQEVSDPVKAVEDAYAAGETDEFIKPRILSGVDGTLKDGDGVFFFNFRADRARQICRALAVKDFSEFDRPKAPEFSGFVTMTQYESDFPFPNAFPPLNISNPIGEVVADKGLKQLRIAETEKYAHVTYFMNGGREEPFEGEDRILVPSPREVATYDLKPQMSAEEVTDKLIEALPKYSLCICNLANLDMVGHSGIIPAAIKACETVDACVGKIVEAVKEIGGVILLTADHGNAEEMIDGNGGPQTAHSLNNVPLVFIGDAFEGSNPAEGALCDIAPTILNHMGISVPEEMTGKDLLKG, encoded by the coding sequence ATGTCTCAGCAAACCGGTGCTCCCGCAGTCCTGCTTATTCTGGACGGCTGGGGGATTGCCCCCGAAGGTAAAGGCAACGCAGTTAAACTTGCCAACACTCCCGTCCTTGACGGGCTGCTCAGAAGCTGTCCGCAGACCCAGCTTAAATGCGCTGGCCGTGCGGTGGGGCTTCCTGACGGCTTCATGGGCAACTCCGAGGTTGGTCATACCAACATCGGGGCGGGCCGGGTTGTTTATCAGGACATGACCCGCATTGACATTACCATTGAGAAAAAAGAGCTGGCGGCCAATGAGGCTATCAGCTCCCTCATGGATAATGTTAAAGCTGCGGACGGACGTCTGCATTACATGGGCCTTCTTTCCGACGGCGGAGTGCATTCCCATATCAATCATCTTTACGCTCTGATTGAAGTTGCCAAGGATGCCGGGATCAAGGAAATCTTTGTCCATGCTTTTATGGATGGCCGTGATACTTCACCCACCAGCGGTAAAGTTTACATGCAGCAGCTTGTGGACAAAATGGCTGAAATCGGTGCCGGTAAAGTGGCTTCCATTTCCGGTCGTTACTACTCCATGGACCGTGACAAGCATTACGAACGCAACGAGCTTTCCTACAAGGCTCTGGTTCTTGGTGAAGGTCAGGAAGTTTCTGATCCGGTCAAGGCTGTTGAAGATGCTTATGCTGCCGGTGAAACAGATGAATTCATCAAGCCGCGCATTCTTTCCGGTGTTGACGGAACCTTGAAAGACGGTGACGGCGTGTTCTTTTTCAACTTTCGTGCTGACCGCGCCCGTCAGATTTGCCGGGCACTTGCGGTGAAGGATTTCAGTGAATTCGATCGTCCTAAAGCTCCTGAATTCAGTGGGTTCGTGACTATGACGCAGTACGAATCCGACTTTCCTTTTCCTAATGCCTTCCCTCCGCTCAACATCAGCAACCCAATCGGGGAAGTTGTGGCGGATAAGGGGCTGAAGCAGCTGCGTATTGCCGAAACTGAAAAGTATGCCCACGTGACATATTTTATGAATGGCGGACGCGAAGAGCCTTTCGAGGGTGAGGACCGTATTCTTGTTCCTTCTCCGCGCGAGGTGGCTACTTACGACCTTAAGCCGCAGATGAGTGCTGAGGAAGTAACCGATAAGCTTATCGAAGCTCTGCCGAAATATTCCCTGTGTATCTGCAACCTTGCCAACCTTGACATGGTCGGCCATTCGGGCATTATCCCGGCAGCCATTAAGGCCTGCGAAACTGTTGATGCATGCGTCGGTAAGATCGTGGAAGCGGTTAAGGAAATCGGCGGGGTCATCCTGCTGACTGCCGACCACGGTAATGCCGAGGAAATGATCGACGGTAACGGCGGTCCGCAGACTGCGCACAGCCTAAACAATGTTCCGCTGGTATTTATCGGCGATGCTTTCGAGGGTTCCAACCCTGCTGAAGGCGCACTCTGCGACATTGCACCCACAATTTTGAATCACATGGGCATTTCCGTTCCTGAAGAAATGACCGGTAAAGACCTTTTGAAAGGATAA
- the rsfS gene encoding ribosome silencing factor, which produces MKTKEKKFKQIDTKDKVQLVAQWMDEKQASDVSAVDVQGICPIAEVVMVAGAKGVRHAQALADFVLEQLSSDNIEYLGMEGYKTGDWILLDLNDIIVHIFQEENRGFYNVEGLWSEGTRMDLNLKPQD; this is translated from the coding sequence ATGAAAACTAAAGAAAAGAAATTTAAACAGATCGATACTAAGGATAAAGTGCAGCTTGTTGCGCAGTGGATGGACGAAAAACAGGCCAGTGATGTTTCCGCAGTGGACGTGCAGGGAATCTGCCCCATTGCCGAAGTTGTAATGGTTGCCGGGGCGAAGGGCGTGCGTCATGCACAGGCTTTGGCTGATTTCGTTCTGGAACAGCTTTCCAGCGATAATATCGAATATCTCGGTATGGAAGGCTACAAAACCGGAGACTGGATCCTTCTCGATCTGAACGATATTATCGTCCACATTTTTCAGGAAGAAAACCGCGGATTTTATAACGTGGAAGGTCTCTGGTCCGAAGGCACCAGAATGGATCTAAACCTCAAGCCGCAGGATTAA
- a CDS encoding phenylacetate--CoA ligase family protein, with translation MIFDVDKETMPREELEELQLKRLKQLCERVYANVPFYTNKFKELGIEPKDINSLSDLTRLPFTEKQDLRNHYPFGLFAVSRENIVRIHSSSGTTGKATVVGYTKRDIKNWADLMARSFAIAGATPEDSIHNAYGYGLFTGGLGAHYGAEALGATIIPVSGGGTRRQIMLLKDFGADVICCTPSYALFLYETGKEMGIDFSKLPLRIGIFGAEPWTESMRRDIESKLNIKALDIYGLSEIMGPGVAMECAEEQKGLHIMEDHFLPEIINPETGEHVEPGEVGELVITTLTKEGIPLIRYRTRDLTRLNYTACRCGRTFARMQRVTGRSDDMLIIRGVNVFPSQIESILVETEGISPHYQLVVERDGNLDILTVKVEISGSSFSDEIKNLQRLERKIQKTIKEFLGVTARVKLVEPKSIERSMGKAQRIIDLRNQNQQ, from the coding sequence ATGATCTTCGACGTAGACAAGGAAACAATGCCGAGGGAAGAGCTGGAAGAATTGCAGCTCAAACGCTTGAAGCAACTTTGCGAACGCGTTTATGCCAACGTTCCTTTTTACACCAACAAGTTTAAGGAACTGGGTATCGAACCCAAGGACATCAACTCCCTTTCCGATCTTACCAGACTGCCTTTTACTGAAAAGCAGGACCTGCGTAACCACTACCCCTTCGGCCTCTTTGCTGTTTCCCGCGAGAACATCGTCCGCATCCACTCTTCTTCCGGTACCACCGGCAAGGCAACCGTTGTCGGCTACACCAAGCGCGACATCAAGAACTGGGCGGACCTGATGGCCCGTTCCTTCGCTATTGCCGGGGCTACTCCTGAAGACAGCATCCACAATGCTTACGGTTATGGTCTTTTTACCGGGGGCCTCGGCGCTCACTACGGTGCGGAAGCACTGGGCGCGACCATCATCCCGGTTTCCGGCGGCGGCACCAGACGGCAGATCATGCTGCTCAAAGATTTCGGCGCGGACGTAATCTGCTGCACCCCCTCCTACGCCCTGTTCCTCTATGAAACAGGCAAGGAAATGGGCATTGATTTCAGCAAACTGCCCCTTAGAATCGGTATCTTCGGTGCTGAGCCGTGGACTGAATCCATGCGCCGCGACATTGAGAGCAAACTCAACATCAAGGCTCTCGACATTTACGGCCTGTCCGAAATCATGGGTCCCGGCGTTGCTATGGAATGTGCCGAAGAACAGAAAGGCCTGCATATCATGGAAGACCACTTTCTGCCTGAAATCATAAACCCAGAAACCGGCGAGCATGTAGAGCCCGGCGAAGTGGGCGAGCTGGTAATCACCACCCTGACCAAGGAAGGCATCCCGCTCATTCGCTACCGCACCCGCGACCTGACCCGTCTGAACTACACAGCCTGCCGTTGCGGCCGCACCTTTGCCCGCATGCAGCGTGTAACCGGACGTAGTGACGATATGCTCATCATCCGCGGCGTGAACGTCTTCCCGTCCCAGATTGAGTCCATCCTCGTTGAGACCGAAGGCATTTCCCCGCATTACCAACTCGTTGTTGAACGTGACGGCAATCTCGACATTCTCACTGTTAAAGTTGAAATTTCAGGTTCCTCGTTCTCTGATGAAATTAAAAATTTACAGCGTCTCGAAAGAAAGATACAAAAAACTATTAAGGAATTCCTTGGCGTAACAGCCAGAGTCAAGCTTGTGGAACCCAAATCCATTGAACGTTCCATGGGTAAGGCCCAGAGAATTATCGACCTGCGTAATCAGAACCAGCAATAG
- a CDS encoding ACT domain-containing protein, with product MKCDQLSIFLENRAGRLAEVTRLLTENKVNIRALSLADTSDFGILRVIVSDFETAQKVLKDAGFTVGKTSVVAVEVDDQPGGLHNLLEMLRGSGINVEYMYAFVHQSGANAVIIFRFDRTDQAIELLTEKNIKMLPSEELCKL from the coding sequence ATGAAATGTGACCAGCTATCCATATTCCTTGAGAACCGTGCCGGCAGACTTGCTGAAGTTACTCGTCTGCTTACTGAAAACAAAGTCAACATCCGTGCCCTCTCTCTTGCCGACACTTCTGATTTCGGCATCCTGAGAGTCATCGTGTCCGACTTTGAAACTGCGCAGAAAGTGCTTAAAGACGCAGGCTTCACCGTTGGTAAAACCTCCGTTGTGGCAGTAGAGGTCGACGACCAGCCCGGCGGACTGCACAACCTGCTCGAAATGCTGCGCGGGTCCGGTATCAACGTGGAATACATGTACGCCTTTGTACACCAGTCCGGTGCCAATGCCGTAATTATCTTCCGCTTTGACCGCACCGATCAGGCAATTGAACTTCTCACTGAGAAGAACATCAAAATGCTTCCCAGCGAAGAGCTTTGTAAGCTTTAA
- a CDS encoding RtcB family protein — translation MNIKLLKQEAPCRWRMEKYGPMRVDAMFFGNKDIILDLDETTVSQVRDVASLPGVVSPVCAMPDAHSGYGFPIGGVGAFDEKHGIISAGGVGFDISCGVRTLTTGLTRQDLITCDEKLADLLFRRIPSGTGVGGEIILEGDLLDEMLRGGASWAVGQGMGQPEDLGRIEGNGRNNFADPKKVPQRAKQRMRNQLGSLGSGNHYLEVQYVEEIYDAAKAAAFGIEIDDVVVSIHCGSRGLGHQIAKDYLPMMAKAAPGFGIKLPHRDIACTPISSELGQDYLGAMGAGINCALANRQVITHLVRQCFADLLPQADLRLLYDVSHNTCQREKFNVNGKKRNLWVHRKGATRALGPDHPELPSEFKKHGQPIIIGGSMGTASYILAGTKQAAEISFSSCCHGAGRVMSRTKARKNFKGSKIQKELGRRGIIIRSGSIKGIAEEAPLAYKNIDSIIESTQTAGISEKVACLRPILCIKG, via the coding sequence ATGAACATCAAACTACTCAAACAAGAAGCCCCCTGCCGTTGGCGTATGGAGAAATACGGCCCCATGCGCGTTGACGCTATGTTTTTCGGCAACAAAGATATTATCCTTGATCTGGACGAGACCACAGTCTCGCAGGTTCGTGATGTGGCATCACTTCCGGGCGTGGTAAGTCCGGTCTGCGCCATGCCGGACGCCCATTCCGGTTACGGCTTTCCCATCGGCGGGGTCGGTGCCTTTGATGAAAAACACGGAATAATTTCTGCTGGAGGGGTCGGTTTTGATATTTCCTGCGGCGTGCGTACCCTGACCACCGGACTGACCCGGCAGGACTTGATCACCTGCGATGAAAAGCTGGCTGATTTACTTTTTAGACGAATTCCATCAGGAACGGGAGTTGGCGGTGAGATAATCCTTGAAGGAGACTTGCTGGATGAAATGCTGCGCGGCGGTGCCTCATGGGCTGTGGGGCAAGGCATGGGCCAACCGGAGGACCTCGGCAGGATTGAAGGTAACGGACGCAACAATTTTGCTGATCCGAAAAAAGTTCCGCAGAGGGCTAAGCAGCGCATGCGCAACCAGTTGGGATCACTGGGATCAGGGAATCACTATCTGGAAGTTCAATATGTGGAAGAAATTTATGATGCAGCCAAAGCTGCGGCCTTCGGCATCGAAATTGATGATGTGGTGGTCAGCATCCATTGCGGGTCGCGCGGCTTGGGCCACCAGATTGCCAAGGATTACCTGCCCATGATGGCTAAAGCCGCCCCCGGATTCGGCATCAAACTGCCTCATCGCGATATTGCCTGCACACCTATCAGCTCAGAGCTGGGTCAGGATTACCTCGGGGCCATGGGAGCGGGCATCAACTGCGCCCTTGCCAACCGTCAGGTAATCACCCACCTTGTGCGCCAATGCTTTGCTGATCTTTTACCGCAGGCTGATTTGCGACTGCTTTATGATGTGAGTCATAACACCTGCCAGCGTGAAAAATTCAATGTTAACGGCAAAAAGCGCAATCTCTGGGTACACCGCAAAGGCGCAACCCGCGCCCTTGGCCCGGACCACCCGGAACTTCCCAGTGAATTCAAAAAACACGGTCAGCCGATAATCATCGGTGGAAGCATGGGGACGGCTTCCTACATCCTTGCCGGAACAAAGCAGGCTGCGGAAATTTCATTTTCGTCCTGCTGTCACGGTGCCGGGCGGGTTATGAGCCGAACCAAAGCGCGCAAGAATTTCAAAGGAAGTAAAATCCAAAAAGAACTGGGCAGGCGCGGAATCATCATCCGCAGCGGCTCAATCAAGGGCATTGCCGAGGAAGCCCCCCTTGCCTACAAAAACATCGATTCGATTATTGAATCAACCCAAACAGCCGGAATATCAGAAAAGGTTGCCTGCTTGCGACCAATTTTATGCATTAAGGGCTAA
- a CDS encoding Hpt domain-containing protein codes for MENIEVINKDWLASMASTKKEFLTKLFAVFLHDEPARVIKIREAFEAGQMDELKYLAHSLKGAAATMGADRVREACLRLEYSARDEDKELSEKNLHILEDEMKLVYDFMSEFIQ; via the coding sequence ATGGAAAATATTGAAGTAATCAACAAGGATTGGCTGGCCTCCATGGCCTCCACCAAAAAGGAATTCCTGACCAAGCTTTTTGCCGTATTCCTGCACGATGAACCTGCGCGGGTAATCAAAATCAGGGAAGCCTTCGAAGCCGGACAAATGGATGAACTGAAATACCTTGCCCACTCCCTTAAAGGCGCTGCCGCCACCATGGGTGCCGACAGGGTTCGCGAAGCCTGCCTGAGACTGGAATACAGTGCCCGCGACGAAGACAAAGAACTCTCGGAAAAGAACCTGCACATTCTTGAGGACGAGATGAAACTTGTTTACGATTTCATGAGCGAATTCATCCAGTAA